Proteins found in one Oncorhynchus gorbuscha isolate QuinsamMale2020 ecotype Even-year linkage group LG15, OgorEven_v1.0, whole genome shotgun sequence genomic segment:
- the LOC123997900 gene encoding xylose isomerase-like: MLSNGTKKYYFDKNLKRLLFCWFPETPCGRCEDCVSYFHSRRSGTSRGKLRDDLKFLKVLDIAMETEFFAGIPKIPYIPNAGARNVLCFQHYNAEEVLLGRRMEDWLRFSVCYWHSFCGTGADPFGFQTQHRPWNEGATPMECAKKRLHAAFEFFTKLGVKYYTFHDRDMSPEGSTLEESNSNLDEMTDLALQLQNRTGVKVLWVTCNLFAHSRYMNGAATNPDCHVLAYAGAQVKKGLDVAKKLGAENFVFWGGREGFYSIHNTDVGAELKHMANFFKMTVKYKEKIGLKCQFLIEPKPKEPCKHQYDYDAMSVIGFLKHYDLDSHFKLNIEPNHTTLAGHSYEHDVVMASVFGMLGSVDSNTGSPDLGWDTDQFPMDIRNTTMIMKTVIEQGGLQPGGLNFDAKVRRESTDLEDLFIAHIGAMDAFARGLRNAVRIIEEGVITSMVKERYMSFSHGIGQKVEDGSTSLEELEDFVKQNGEPKVTSGKQEKYETVFNHYL, translated from the exons ATGCTGTCAAACGGGACCAAAAAATACTATTTTGACAAAAATCTTAAACGGTTATTGTTCTGCTGGTTTCCAGAGACACCTTGTGGTAGATGTGAAGATTGCGTTTCTTATTTTCATTCAAGACGAAGTGGAACTTCGAGGGGAAAACTCAGAGATGATCTGAAGTTCTTAAAAGTACTTGACATCGCTATGGAAACAGAATTCTTTGCTG GTATTCCGAAGATTCCTTATATACCCAACGCTGGAGCTCGAAACGTCTTGTGTTTCCAACACTACAATGCAGAAGAA GTGCTGCTGGGCAGACGTATGGAGGACTGGCTGAGATTCTCAGTCTGTTACTGGCACTCCTTCTGTGGGACTG GTGCcgacccttttgggttccagacACAACACAGACCCTGGAATGAGGGTGCTACCCCCATGGAATGTGCCAAGAAGAGACTCCATGCAGCCTTTGAGTTCTTCACCAAACTTGGT GTGAAGTACTACACCTTTCATGACAG GGACATGTCCCCTGAGGGAAGCACTCTGGAGGAGTCCAACAGCAACCTGGATGAGATGACAGACCTGGCCCTGCAGCTGCAGAATAGGACTGGGGTCAAGGTGCTGTGGGTCACCTGTAATCTGTTTGCTCACTCAAG GTACATGAATGGAGCAGCAACCAACCCTGACTGCCATGTTTTGGCCTATGCTGGGGCCCAGGTgaagaaaggactggatgtagccAAGAAGCTGGGAGCAGAGAACTTTG TCTTCTGGGGCGGCAGGGAGGGTTTTTATTCGATACACAACACTGATGTTGGCGCTGAACTGAAACATATGGCAAACTTTTTCAAAATGACTGTCA AGTACAAGGAGAAGATAGGTTTGAAGTGCCAGTTCCTCATTGAACCCAAGCCTAAAGAGCCATGCAAACATCAATACGACTATG ATGCAATGAGTGTCATAGGCTTCCTGAAGCATTATGACCTGGACAGCCATTTCAAACTGAACATCGAACCCAACCACACCACTCTGGCTGGGCATTCCTATGAACACGACGTCGTCATGGCCTCTGT GTTTGGCATGCTGGGCTCTGTGGACTCCAACACGGGTTCTCCTGACCTGGGCTGGGACACAGACCAGTTCCCCATGGACATCAGGAACACCACCATGATAATGAAG ACTGTGATAGAGCAGGGTGGTCTGCAGCCGGGGGGTCTGAACTTCGATGCTAAGGTGCGTAGGGAGTCCACGGACTTGGAGGACCTGTTCATAGCCCACATCGGAGCCATGGACGCCTTCGCACGCGGCCTGAGGAACGCAGTCAGGATCATAGAGGAAGGAGTTATCACCAGCATGGTCAAA GAGCGCTACATGAGCTTCAGCCATGGGATTGGTCAGAAAGTAGAGGATGGCAGCACCTCATTGGAGGAGCTGGAG GACTTTGTCAAGCAAAATGGGGAGCCCAAGGTCACATCAGGCAAACAGGAGAAATATGAAACGGTCTTTAACCACTACCTTTGA
- the rnf144b gene encoding E3 ubiquitin-protein ligase RNF144B isoform X1, which produces MANNSSSAQPLGQAGAVVASSTQPDVVVYCKLCLSEHPSAATSTLHTCDCVFCTLCLQQYVQLAIREGGGSPVTCPDMACQRTGVLLHSEIACFAPADQVELYQRLEFERGVQLDPSRAWCPVLECQAVCSVGPSSEGQPTSVPCPACHTVFCSGCRGPWQDGHACPDHQPMTSSSPDSESSDSDLPIKQCPMCGVYIERNQGCAQMLCKSCKHTFCWYCLQNLDGDIFLRHYDKGPCRNKLGHSRASVMWNRTQVVGILVGVSVIVLLASPLLLLASPCVLCCLCKPCRGKKKRRKKKELTQTDIQPELSPTKS; this is translated from the exons ATGGCCAACAACAGCAGTTCAGCCCAGCCTCTGGGCCAGGCCGGGGCTGTAGTGGCCTCCTCCACCCAGCCTGATGTGGTGGTCTACTGCAAGCTGTGCCTTAGTGAGCACCCCTCAGCAGCAACCAGCACGCTGCACACCTGTGACTGTGTCTTCTGCACCCTG TGTCTGCAGCAGTATGTTCAGCTGGCCATCCGGGAGGGTGGGGGCAGCCCAGTCACATGTCCAGACATGGCTTGTCAGAGGACAGGAGTCCTACTCCACTCAGAG ATAGCCTGTTTTGCCCCTGCAGATCAGGTTGAGCTGTACCAGCGGCTGGAGTTTGAACGAG GGGTGCAGCTGGACCCTAGTAGAGCATGGTGCCCGGTGCTGGAGTGCCAGGCTGTCTGCAGCGTTGGGCCCAGCTCAGAGGGCCAGCCTACATCCGTGCCCTGTCCAGCCTGCCACACCGTCTTCTGCTCTGGCTGTAGAGGGCCCTGGCAGGACGGGCACGCCTGCCCCGATCACCAGCCTATGACATCATCATCGCCTGACTCAGAGagcag TGACTCTGATCTGCCCATCAAGCAGTGCCCCATGTGTGGTGTGTACATCGAGAGGAACCAAGGCTGTGCCCAGATGCTGTGTAAGAGCTGCAAACACACCTTCTGTTGGTACTGTCTGCAGAACCTGGAT GGTGATATATTCCTGAGGCACTATGATAAGGGGCCATGCAGAAACAAGCTGGGCCACTCCCGAGCCTCCGTCATGTGGAACAGAACACAG GTGGTGGGCATCCTGGTTGGCGTCAGTGTCATCGTGCTgttggcctctcctctcctcctgctggcTTCACCCTGCGTCCTGTGCTGCCTGTGCAAGCCCTGCCGAGGcaaaaagaagaggaggaagaagaaagagctcacacagacagacatacagccaGAACTCAGTCCCACCAAGTCATAA
- the rnf144b gene encoding E3 ubiquitin-protein ligase RNF144B isoform X2: MCLDTESEISWRGVGWQCLQQYVQLAIREGGGSPVTCPDMACQRTGVLLHSEIACFAPADQVELYQRLEFERGVQLDPSRAWCPVLECQAVCSVGPSSEGQPTSVPCPACHTVFCSGCRGPWQDGHACPDHQPMTSSSPDSESSDSDLPIKQCPMCGVYIERNQGCAQMLCKSCKHTFCWYCLQNLDGDIFLRHYDKGPCRNKLGHSRASVMWNRTQVVGILVGVSVIVLLASPLLLLASPCVLCCLCKPCRGKKKRRKKKELTQTDIQPELSPTKS, from the exons ATGTGCCTTGACACGGAGAGTGAGATATCCTGGCGTGGGGTTGGTTGGCAG TGTCTGCAGCAGTATGTTCAGCTGGCCATCCGGGAGGGTGGGGGCAGCCCAGTCACATGTCCAGACATGGCTTGTCAGAGGACAGGAGTCCTACTCCACTCAGAG ATAGCCTGTTTTGCCCCTGCAGATCAGGTTGAGCTGTACCAGCGGCTGGAGTTTGAACGAG GGGTGCAGCTGGACCCTAGTAGAGCATGGTGCCCGGTGCTGGAGTGCCAGGCTGTCTGCAGCGTTGGGCCCAGCTCAGAGGGCCAGCCTACATCCGTGCCCTGTCCAGCCTGCCACACCGTCTTCTGCTCTGGCTGTAGAGGGCCCTGGCAGGACGGGCACGCCTGCCCCGATCACCAGCCTATGACATCATCATCGCCTGACTCAGAGagcag TGACTCTGATCTGCCCATCAAGCAGTGCCCCATGTGTGGTGTGTACATCGAGAGGAACCAAGGCTGTGCCCAGATGCTGTGTAAGAGCTGCAAACACACCTTCTGTTGGTACTGTCTGCAGAACCTGGAT GGTGATATATTCCTGAGGCACTATGATAAGGGGCCATGCAGAAACAAGCTGGGCCACTCCCGAGCCTCCGTCATGTGGAACAGAACACAG GTGGTGGGCATCCTGGTTGGCGTCAGTGTCATCGTGCTgttggcctctcctctcctcctgctggcTTCACCCTGCGTCCTGTGCTGCCTGTGCAAGCCCTGCCGAGGcaaaaagaagaggaggaagaagaaagagctcacacagacagacatacagccaGAACTCAGTCCCACCAAGTCATAA